ATCCCACCTCCAGGTCAGGCCAGCAGAGCAGTCccacagagcaggcagtgctgtcCTTGCAGGCAgtggggcacaggggacacacagggctgcagtgggaaggGGGCTCTGCACCCCCTGAGCTCCCCGGGGCCGTTCCTGCCTCGCTGTTTGTGGGTCAGTGAGCAGCTCTGGtgagtgccagggctcagcGTGTTCACATAGAGCTATCAGCCACTGCCAGACAGTGACATAGCCCAGAACAGATcacacagcacagggccacagcagaaggaaaggtAAACCAAAATAGGGAGAAACCCTGCAGCTGATTTCAGTTGTTTGAATGAGAGAACACCAGAGCATTTGGTGGCCAGTTTGCAGTATTTTTATTGCCCTTTTACAGCCAGTGCCTGTACCAGGTCTAAATAAGTTTGTTACTGACAATAATTAAATTCAAAGAATTATCTACACGAAATTATAGTTGAAAATATATTATGTAAGTCACGTTAATTTAGTTCATAGTATTTGAATGATATATTCTTAATATCAGTGATGAGAACACTTGTATCATCTATAATGCTTGGAGAGTTGCACTAGAGATTAAAGTACTTGTTTTCTATAATGAAATATTACCATTTTGTATGGGCTCCAGATTTTATTTGAGTTCCTAACTTACGCAAACCTTGCGCTTTACACTTCTTTCTATGGGAAGAATCTTTAGCAGTGTGTTTTCTAATTTGGGATTGCTGAAAATCAAAATAAGGGAATGAGCACCAGGAAAAATGTACTGAAATACTAAAATGAGAAATGTCATATAATTTTCCTGCTTTGTGACATAAACCATATTTAAGACCAAACATACAAAGTTGATGCTGTACATCACTAAGAAGGAGAAAATAGATTTCATGGCTCTGATGTGGGCATCCATGCTGAGGTCCTTCATGGAGTTTGTCTGCATCCTGCGCTTGTGTCtccagagagaaaagagaaggaaaacagcagcaaagatgACAACCATGAATGAAGCAGCATATTCAAagccagcaagaaaaaaagaagggaaaaaatgtttatCCATTTTGATATTTGCTGTCCCAAAATTTCCTCGTCCAGTGGAATTGCTGTTGCAGTGCGGTTTATCAGCGATGTCATAGGCAACGATGCCAACAGCCAAAGCTAAAATCCCTGATCCCAAGAGAAGCCAGGGCACAATCCTGTCAATTTTTACTTTCAGATAGATGAAGGACCTGTTCCTGAAATTGGCAATTTTTATACAATAAAAACTACAAAGAGATGCAGAAAACCACAAGTTGCAATGATTAAAAAAGGCTTGAAAAAATACAGCTAGTTGAAGTATGGTGTGAACATATAGGTAATTGggataaataaaagaaagaaatttataTACCCAGGCGATGCATAAATACCAAAACCTGGAgaatcccagcagcagcaagatcTTCTCATTGGAGTTCAAGGTTTTCTTTTTGACCCAGGCAATGCAAAGCACACAAACGACGAAAGCATTTATCCACATGCCAGCAAACACTTCCACGGTGATGATGGCCACAGTTAAGACCCCATCTGAAGTGACATTGGATTGCTGTGGAGAGGGAGAAGCTTCCATGGTGtgagctggggagcagagctgtgctggcccagggggctgtggcagcagaggctgaggcagGTCAGTGGCTGCTGTTGGTGGAGTGTCAGGGATGGCAAGAGGAGCTTTatagagctgctgctgctgctgctggggggattttggtgtcgctgctgtgggcagcagggcaggtgcaggGATGTAAATGTGCTGGGTATCCCCTTACCCAGGGCCAGAGTCACTCTTGACTATTTGAATGTTGGTtcaggtggggctgtgctgggtgccacaaacagcagagatgtttttgtgcGGTGGGGAGTGTTGTGATTTTGAGTGATCCCTGTTTGATCAGTTTCAGGCTTCAGGATGTGGGTTCTTCTGTCCCTTCTTTGCCTATGATgatcctgcagagccctggctttACTCAGGAGAGAATGGTCAAGGGACTCAGTGTCCTTTTTAGTCTGAGAGTCTGGGTGCTGCAATGTTCAACCCAGATGCTGGAAAAGTGGAGTTTATTTTGATCCTTCACAGGCATTGAAACCCATGTTTGCATTACTAATGGCATTGCTTTAAGAGTAAGTGATGAGCCCCATAGTGGGTCAGGTGATGTGAGCCAAGAAAATAAAGCTggtatatttacatttttaatttggaTCATATGGAGGAAAAGGGTGAAAATCGGGACAAGTTCCTGTGCTAGGCTTCTGATCTCATCTGCTTGGGAAAGTGAAGGCTTTTCAAGATGGCACCATGCTGAGTTCCCCTCACACTGCAGTGCCCTAAAGCTTCCATATCAATTTAGAGTGTAAAAGCTGTGAGGGTTTTCTCAGGCAAGCTGTATTAACCTCTGTAGGGCATGGACTGCCCATGCACTTTGGGGTAGTACAAGTCACATTTGGCCTTGCACATCAGGACCACAATAACTAAGGAGATCTCGTGTGATGCTGTGGTGGAAGCAGGAAAAATGAAACCCCAACCCAGAGCTCTATGGCTTCAGGAAATGAGCCACCAGGATTTTCTCTCTTCCAAATGATGATAGCCATGTTTTCTGTGGGATATgagagccagcagtgtgttacATTAATATTCATATCACATCCTCCAAATTGTGTTATTTTTGGCAATCATAAAGTCTTGTGGATGTGACCCAGAGCAGGTTTCCAtactgtgccagccctgggcagccattgCCATTGACTTCTGACATCTCTCATGTGtcagcttctccaggctgggcacatcCTGCATCTGTGGCCAtgggctgtgcagggtggcTGTGCTGATGGACACGCTgtcccctgcagtgccagctgagTGGGGCTGGTGCACAGGACAGGGATTCTGTGCTGGCTGTCACATTGTCAGGGGTTTCACAGAAATGGAGGAAGGAATATAAAGTGTCGTTCactgtggctgtggtgttttGAGTGGTAATATTTGTAGGTGCTGCGTTTTGCCTGCTGAGTCTTGTCACTTGTAAGGTTGTGAGTGATGAAGGTTGCCCTGCATATAGGAAACAAGAAAGGTCTTCCAGAGTTTTCCTGTGAATGGGGTCAGGACTGTCAGGTTAAAGGATGTaattcaggagcagcagcagaggaagaaaggaCATGTCGCTGTTCTGTCCTTTCAAGGCCTTTCACAAGGGCGATGtgtccagcagagctgcttaTGATCTGCCTCTGGACCTGAGCTGCTGGTAGAAGTGATCAATAAAGGTTAAATTTTTGAAATGCTGGCTCTATTTTATATTTCACCTGCTATGATGTGTTGACCTCAGGGAAAAGCCAGAATTCCTGTTAGCTGGGTGTTTGACTGAGGCAGAGTGCACTGGGCAAAGCCAATCCCACCTCCAGGTCAGGCCAGCAGAGCAGTCccacagagcaggcagtgctgtcCTTGCAGGCAgtggggcacaggggacacgcagggctgcagtgggaaggGGGCTCTGCACCCCCTGAGCTCCCCGGGGCTGTTCCTGCCTCGCTGTTTGTGGGTCAGTGAGCAGCTCTGGtgagtgccagggctcagcGTGTTCACACAGAGCTATCAGCCACTGCCAGACAGTGACACAGCCCAGAACAGATcacacagcacagggccacagcagaaggaaaggtAAACCAAAATAGGGATAAAGCTATTCATTGCAGCCATTTCATTCTGAGAATACCAAAAGATTTGTGGCAGGTTGGCAGTATTGTTATTCCATTTATTGCAGCCAGTTTGTGTTCCAGTGTTGCATATTTTTCTGTTCCATTAAGAATACATAAATTTGGCAGAAAATAAAGCCCTTGTTTGTCCTCAGAGATGAAAGGGGCATGGTTGCAGCTCAGCTTAATTTGTGATTATGGCAAATTCCACATATAAGTCTTGTCATGTTGAATAAGAAGtttcagagtcacagaatcacaaatcATGAACTTTATTGTAGAAATACAAATTTGGAATTGCCACTAATAAATACACTAATTGTATTAGGTCTAAAAacatttaaggaaaaaagaagaaaatgaggaaGAGCAATGGGTAATTCATTAGGATCAACTTCACCACAAGTTAAGCCTACAAAGTAGATTTTCACCAGAATTTACAATTTGACCAGAATTTACAATCAGAAGAGCAAATCTTTACAGAGAGCTGTTCCCTGCTTTGGGGAGAAGAGCAAAGTAATCCTGTTGTCCTGTCTGCACAGTGGGGTCATAATCCCATCCTCTGCCAGGGAGGATTTGAAATGCCAAATGTGTACTTTTGGGAGAAATGCAGTTGAGGCTGCAGTGACAATCCCTTACTGCTGCCATGGTCAgtgggtgtgggcaggcagctgctgtggaggTGAGGGATAGCCAGGGTTCAGattgccaaggctgtgagcctTGGGCAGGGGCTGAACTCTTAATTAGCATCACTTCCTCTTCCACTGGGCTCAGGCAGAGCTGAAAGGGCTCTGCCTGATGATCCATCACCCCAGCAGCACACTCTCATGCCCACATTATTCTCTTCACCATGGAGTGGGTTAGGCATCATTCATACCATGATGAGGTACTACATGAGAAAAATATATCTGAAAGATTTATCTAACTTTAAATACGATAATAATATATGTAGCTTACAATAATTTAGTTCATTAGCTATGAATGAAGTTTTCTTAACTTGCATGTTGAAGCGTGAACATGAGTATCATCTACACTGCCTAGAGAGCTGCATCAGAAATTAAATAACTTGTTTTCTGCAGTGGAAGGTCAACATTTTTCATGGGCTCCAGCTTTTATCACAGTTTCTAGTTCATGAAAAAGTCACACTTCACCCAGGAGGGGATCTTTGTCAGTGCCTTTTCAAGCTTGGGATTGCTGAAAATCAGAATAAGGGAATGAACACctggaaaagcaaacaaatacgTCAATATAAGGAGTGTCATGATATCTTCTTTCTTTGTGGCATAAATTATTAACAAGACCAAACATATAAAGTTGATGCTGTACATCACTAAGAAGGAGAAGATAGATTTCATGGCTCTGATGTGGGCATCCATGCTAAGGTCCTTCATGGAGTTTTTCTGCATCCTGTGCTTGTGTCtccagagagaaaagagaaggcaAACAGCAGAAAAGATGACTACCATGAATGAAGCTGCATACCC
The genomic region above belongs to Passer domesticus isolate bPasDom1 chromosome 3, bPasDom1.hap1, whole genome shotgun sequence and contains:
- the LOC135295892 gene encoding taste receptor type 2 member 7-like, with translation MEASPSPQQSNVTSDGVLTVAIITVEVFAGMWINAFVVCVLCIAWVKKKTLNSNEKILLLLGFSRFWYLCIAWVYKFLSFIYPNYLYVHTILQLAVFFQAFFNHCNLWFSASLCSFYCIKIANFRNRSFIYLKVKIDRIVPWLLLGSGILALAVGIVAYDIADKPHCNSNSTGRGNFGTANIKMDKHFFPSFFLAGFEYAASFMVVIFAAVFLLFSLWRHKRRMQTNSMKDLSMDAHIRAMKSIFSFLVMYSINFVCLVLNMVYVTKQENYMTFLILVFQYIFPGAHSLILIFSNPKLENTLLKILPIERSVKRKVCVS